The window TAGCGACCTGGCTTGGAGTAGATGGTGTCAAGCTGCATGAAAATCTGGTTCTCGATAATGGGTCATTCACCGGCCTACTGCTTGACTCGACGGGATGCAGGCGGGTGAAGTATGTGAACGACTCCAGCCATTTGACTTTCGCTCAAGCTCATCAGGCAAAGTCTATGAACCCGTGGGGGCAAGCTGAGTTTCAGGGCGCTGGGGCAATGCGTCAGCAAAAAAAGAACGATGATTGAAGGCGGACATTGAAAATACTTCCGTATGTACTGGGAATGTGTTGTGAATTTTTATGAAATATTCGGTGCGGGAGTTGAGTAATGAGCGATACCATCATCAGAAACGATCTCACTTTGAAGTTTGAAGATTCTGAAGAGATAAGCCGTCAGCAGGATGCGCCTGAGGCGATTGAGGCCAAGGCGTGGGAGATTATTTCAGGTGGTTGGCTGCACCACGGCTATTTTGATGAAGCCAATGTAGATGCCAGTCTGGCGGAGGGGGCTGAGCGATTTGCCCGGATGATGATTGATAAGACCTCCATTTCCGCCGGACAGACTTTTTGTGATCTGGGTTGTGGGGTCGGCCGTACGGCTATTATGCTGGCTGCAGAGCGGGGCTGCTTTGTAGAGGGCGTGACCAACAGTTATCACCAGCAGCAAATTGCGACTAGACATGCCTGGCTGGCGGGTCTGGATCATCTGGTGGCATTTCATCTTGAAGATGCCAGGGATCTGCCCTTTGCCGGAGAGTCGATGGCCGGTGGCTGGTTTTTCGAGTCGATCTCACGCATAGGCCATGAAAAGGCGCTGATCGAGGCAAGACGGGTCTTGAAAAGTGGTTCTACACTCCTCATTGCAGACCTTTACCTGCGGGGGGAGGCCCAGCGCGGCTTTTGCCAATATGCGGTTCGGGAGATGCAAACTCAAATCATCCGCTTGCAGGCGTATCGTGAGGTGCTCGCCGATTGTGGTTTTGAAGTTGTTGAACTGGAAGACGTGAGCACATTTGTCGGTAAACCTTTTCCGCAGAAATTTGCCGAGGCCTTTCACCTCCACCGACATGAGATCGCTCATCTTGTCGGGGAAAAAGAGGTTAAAAGATGGCTCGAGGTTCATGAGACAATTGCCAGAAATACCGGCTATATCACTGTTGCTGCCAAAGCTGTGTAACACCGGAGCCGACCTGTCTATGGGCCAGAAGTGCGGTTGACTGTGGTGAAGAAAGACAATCCTGCAATCCACACTGGGAGATGTTGACGTGCTAAAGAAACGAATGATGAAAACAGGGTACTTGATTACCGGCGGTTTGAAAATTTTCGCTCTGGTTTGCTCCATTACTTTCTTCTGTACAGGATTGTCGGCGGCGCAACTGGAACGCATTCCTTCTCCGAA of the Desulfosediminicola ganghwensis genome contains:
- a CDS encoding SAM-dependent methyltransferase — its product is MSDTIIRNDLTLKFEDSEEISRQQDAPEAIEAKAWEIISGGWLHHGYFDEANVDASLAEGAERFARMMIDKTSISAGQTFCDLGCGVGRTAIMLAAERGCFVEGVTNSYHQQQIATRHAWLAGLDHLVAFHLEDARDLPFAGESMAGGWFFESISRIGHEKALIEARRVLKSGSTLLIADLYLRGEAQRGFCQYAVREMQTQIIRLQAYREVLADCGFEVVELEDVSTFVGKPFPQKFAEAFHLHRHEIAHLVGEKEVKRWLEVHETIARNTGYITVAAKAV